One segment of Fructilactobacillus hinvesii DNA contains the following:
- a CDS encoding polyprenyl synthetase family protein, with amino-acid sequence MNLKSTTLTAFTQRYRPQIESQLKTIIANETTEPSLQQSLAYSLLAGGKRLRPLLTLATLVTLQTPITAEPLQASVAVEMVHTYSLIHDDLPEMDDSDYRRGKLASHKQFGTAQAVLTGDGLLTDAFTTLASSGLPATQIAELVRLLAEAAGSKGMVAGQLIDMEATGKQLAVTALQDLDRKKTGALFYYSVMAGAVMGQATSEERDRFAKFAWQFGVAFQIYDDLLDEQSETDEDAGKNTYVNLLGSQQAHQVLHETIAAGEAALKPLSNSELLQSFLTYFKE; translated from the coding sequence ATGAATTTAAAATCAACTACCTTAACTGCATTTACACAACGGTATCGTCCCCAAATCGAATCTCAGTTAAAGACAATCATTGCAAACGAAACCACGGAACCGTCATTACAACAATCACTAGCTTATTCTTTACTTGCGGGGGGAAAAAGATTACGGCCGTTACTAACGCTGGCAACGTTAGTAACCCTGCAAACCCCGATTACAGCGGAGCCATTACAAGCTAGTGTGGCAGTAGAAATGGTGCATACCTATTCCTTGATTCATGATGATCTTCCGGAAATGGATGATAGTGACTATCGACGTGGTAAGTTAGCTAGCCATAAACAGTTTGGAACGGCTCAGGCGGTTTTAACGGGGGATGGTTTACTGACGGATGCCTTTACCACTTTGGCCAGTAGTGGACTCCCAGCTACTCAGATTGCTGAATTAGTACGCTTGTTGGCTGAGGCAGCGGGTTCTAAAGGAATGGTAGCGGGGCAACTGATTGATATGGAAGCTACGGGGAAGCAGCTAGCGGTAACTGCGCTTCAGGATTTAGACCGCAAAAAGACCGGGGCGTTGTTTTATTACAGCGTGATGGCTGGAGCAGTAATGGGGCAAGCAACTTCTGAAGAGCGGGACCGGTTCGCAAAATTTGCTTGGCAGTTTGGCGTTGCCTTTCAAATTTATGATGACTTACTTGATGAACAATCCGAGACAGATGAGGATGCTGGAAAAAACACTTATGTAAACTTATTAGGCAGCCAGCAGGCTCATCAGGTCCTTCATGAGACAATTGCGGCAGGAGAAGCGGCTCTTAAACCCCTTTCTAATTCCGAATTGCTACAGAGTTTTTTAACGTATTTTAAAGAATAG
- a CDS encoding exodeoxyribonuclease VII small subunit produces MPTNKPTFEENMQRLEQIVQELQNGNVPLEKALSEFQAGVKLSQTMQQTLQNAEDTLTKMMNPDGEEVPFTRDKGYEKQANGESQTDGDVPF; encoded by the coding sequence ATGCCAACCAATAAACCCACTTTTGAAGAAAACATGCAACGCTTAGAACAAATTGTACAGGAACTCCAGAATGGCAACGTTCCTTTGGAAAAGGCTTTAAGTGAGTTTCAAGCGGGAGTTAAACTAAGTCAAACTATGCAACAAACGTTACAAAATGCTGAAGACACTCTGACTAAAATGATGAATCCTGACGGAGAAGAAGTACCATTCACGCGGGATAAGGGTTACGAAAAGCAGGCCAATGGTGAGAGTCAGACAGATGGAGATGTTCCGTTTTAA
- the xseA gene encoding exodeoxyribonuclease VII large subunit, protein MQHEYLTVTALNQYIKRKFERDPYLKRVYLTGEISNWRKRPGHQYFSVKDDQSVISAVMWKGQFAKVKFAPEEGMKVLITGRISTFPRSGQYQIYVEGMEPDGVGNLYVAYEQLKQKLYQEGLFAPEHKQPLPQYPQRIAVVTSQSGAVIRDIIDAVRKRDPKIQVVLFPAAVQGENAAGEIVAQIERVNQLGNFDTLIIGRGGGSIEDLWPFNEESVARAIYASQVPIISSVGHQTDNTIADLVADVRASTPTQAGVLASPVLSDVLAQLQTWQATLGTSMNHILQLQQQRLDQLRQTYVFQQPQRLYETYIQQRDQLTERLQQEMQRIVTEQQNRLALASSNLTANSPHNLIQQERRELNYQRQNLEQAMTAQLQQQQEQLRANVSALDHLSPLKIMSRGYSLVHNQQQQLIKSVQQVQPGEQVTIAFSDGNATADITKIQPAKGDHHANQ, encoded by the coding sequence ATGCAACATGAATATTTAACCGTAACTGCTTTAAATCAATACATTAAACGGAAATTCGAACGCGATCCCTATTTAAAGCGGGTTTATTTAACGGGAGAAATTTCTAACTGGCGAAAACGACCGGGGCATCAGTACTTTAGCGTGAAGGATGATCAATCTGTAATTAGTGCTGTGATGTGGAAGGGTCAGTTTGCAAAGGTTAAGTTTGCGCCAGAAGAAGGAATGAAGGTTCTAATTACCGGCCGAATTTCGACCTTCCCGAGGAGTGGTCAGTATCAGATTTACGTGGAAGGAATGGAACCAGATGGGGTCGGCAATCTGTATGTCGCCTATGAACAACTAAAACAAAAGTTATATCAAGAAGGTCTTTTTGCTCCTGAACACAAACAACCACTGCCCCAATATCCACAACGAATTGCAGTAGTAACATCGCAAAGTGGGGCGGTGATTCGTGACATCATTGATGCGGTGCGCAAGCGCGATCCCAAAATTCAAGTGGTTCTCTTTCCAGCAGCCGTCCAAGGTGAGAATGCTGCCGGAGAAATCGTAGCCCAGATTGAACGAGTCAACCAATTAGGTAATTTTGATACATTAATCATTGGTCGGGGAGGTGGATCCATCGAGGATTTATGGCCTTTTAACGAAGAGAGCGTGGCTCGTGCGATTTATGCTAGCCAAGTTCCCATTATTTCTTCGGTGGGGCATCAAACGGATAATACCATTGCCGATTTAGTTGCGGATGTCCGTGCCTCAACCCCTACACAAGCCGGTGTGTTAGCTTCGCCTGTTTTAAGTGATGTGTTAGCACAACTGCAAACCTGGCAAGCAACGCTCGGGACCAGTATGAATCACATTCTCCAGCTACAACAGCAACGCTTGGATCAGTTGCGGCAAACTTATGTTTTTCAACAACCCCAACGGTTATATGAAACTTACATTCAACAACGCGATCAATTAACCGAACGATTACAACAGGAAATGCAGCGGATTGTAACGGAACAGCAAAATCGGTTAGCCCTGGCTAGTAGTAATTTAACGGCTAATTCTCCTCACAATCTAATTCAACAGGAACGGCGGGAGTTAAACTATCAACGTCAGAATTTAGAACAGGCGATGACAGCGCAACTACAGCAGCAGCAAGAACAGCTGCGTGCTAACGTGTCAGCATTAGACCATCTGAGTCCACTTAAGATTATGAGCCGGGGTTATAGTTTGGTGCATAATCAACAACAGCAGTTAATAAAATCCGTACAGCAGGTCCAACCGGGCGAACAGGTAACGATTGCTTTTAGTGATGGCAATGCTACTGCAGACATTACAAAGATTCAACCAGCAAAAGGAGATCATCATGCCAACCAATAA
- a CDS encoding bifunctional 5,10-methylenetetrahydrofolate dehydrogenase/5,10-methenyltetrahydrofolate cyclohydrolase, whose protein sequence is MVQLIDGRKAAQTLNEKTKARVKFLKEHGIIPGLAVVLVGHNQASERYVRMKEKQAQKLGIYSVLKHLPESISEGELLEIIATLNHDEQINAILVQSPLPDHLDETKVIAAIDPNKDVDGFHPTNVGKLYLNLPGPYPVACTPRGVMTLLATNQISVRGANVVMIGKSSIVGKPLAALLLNAGATVSILHSQTRDRSDFLKTADIVISAVGKAHLLNDTDFQPQTVVIDVGQNLDEAGHLVGDVDYPETTVNIAKITPVPGGVGPMTIATLMQQTVEMSEWGI, encoded by the coding sequence ATGGTTCAATTAATTGATGGTCGTAAAGCAGCACAAACGTTAAATGAAAAAACGAAAGCACGCGTTAAATTTTTAAAAGAACATGGGATTATTCCCGGTCTGGCGGTGGTGTTAGTTGGTCATAATCAGGCTAGTGAACGCTACGTGCGGATGAAAGAAAAACAAGCACAGAAATTAGGAATTTATTCTGTACTAAAACACCTTCCGGAGAGTATTTCGGAAGGTGAATTACTGGAAATTATCGCGACTTTAAATCATGATGAGCAAATCAATGCCATCCTCGTACAATCCCCGTTACCAGACCATCTGGATGAAACTAAGGTAATCGCAGCCATTGACCCCAACAAGGATGTTGATGGATTCCACCCCACTAACGTTGGAAAACTTTATCTCAATCTTCCGGGTCCTTATCCAGTAGCTTGTACTCCCCGGGGCGTCATGACCCTGTTAGCCACAAACCAGATTTCAGTACGAGGTGCCAACGTTGTGATGATTGGAAAAAGTTCAATCGTTGGCAAACCTTTAGCAGCTCTATTATTAAATGCCGGAGCTACGGTTTCAATTTTACACAGCCAAACCCGGGATCGTAGTGACTTCTTAAAAACGGCTGATATTGTAATTTCTGCAGTAGGTAAGGCTCATTTACTAAATGATACTGATTTTCAACCCCAAACGGTTGTAATTGACGTAGGGCAGAATTTAGATGAAGCTGGTCACCTTGTCGGAGACGTTGATTATCCAGAAACAACGGTTAACATTGCTAAAATAACTCCTGTTCCAGGCGGGGTAGGACCAATGACGATCGCAACCCTAATGCAGCAAACGGTGGAAATGAGTGAGTGGGGGATTTAG
- the nusB gene encoding transcription antitermination factor NusB produces MKINRHQIRVLAFQTLFAKENNQETDPDTLFRELTYGKVDPVPAYFQELVTGVQQHRSEINDAIQAHLATNWKLERLNKADLIILQLAVEEIKFSTEVPRKVAINEALELTKQFSDQQATNFVNAVLDQIQK; encoded by the coding sequence GTGAAAATTAATCGACACCAAATTCGAGTGCTCGCCTTTCAAACGCTCTTTGCCAAGGAAAACAACCAAGAAACTGATCCAGACACGTTGTTTCGCGAACTAACGTATGGCAAAGTGGATCCAGTTCCCGCTTATTTTCAGGAATTAGTAACTGGGGTTCAGCAACACCGGTCAGAAATTAATGATGCCATTCAAGCTCATTTAGCGACTAACTGGAAATTGGAGCGTTTGAACAAAGCAGATTTAATTATTCTGCAGCTTGCAGTGGAAGAAATTAAATTCAGCACTGAAGTTCCCCGTAAAGTAGCGATTAACGAGGCGCTTGAGTTGACCAAGCAGTTTAGTGATCAGCAAGCCACTAACTTTGTTAATGCGGTTTTAGATCAAATTCAAAAGTAG
- a CDS encoding Asp23/Gls24 family envelope stress response protein, with translation MAAEEQFITLATKKDDLGQIKIAPQVIEVIAGIAAIQVEGVNRMQGNLSTSVKGLFGRKERTQGVKLVLGDHGDLDIDVYVYFDYGVSVPKVALQIQEQVRQQIFVMTDLHAQAVNVHVEGIVPERTPKVDTDSLFNSDSDGEDREN, from the coding sequence ATGGCAGCTGAGGAACAGTTTATTACGTTAGCAACAAAGAAAGATGATTTAGGTCAGATTAAAATTGCACCCCAAGTAATTGAAGTAATTGCTGGGATTGCAGCAATTCAGGTAGAAGGGGTTAACCGGATGCAAGGAAACCTCTCAACCAGTGTGAAAGGTTTGTTCGGCAGAAAAGAACGAACCCAAGGAGTTAAACTGGTACTTGGTGATCACGGTGATTTAGATATTGACGTTTATGTCTACTTTGATTATGGCGTTTCTGTTCCCAAAGTGGCATTGCAGATTCAAGAACAAGTCCGACAACAAATTTTTGTTATGACTGATTTACACGCGCAAGCGGTGAACGTTCACGTCGAGGGCATTGTTCCAGAACGAACTCCCAAAGTTGATACAGATAGTTTGTTCAATAGTGATAGTGATGGAGAAGACCGTGAAAATTAA
- the efp gene encoding elongation factor P, with protein sequence MAISTAKFKTGLTIEVDNAIWKIIDFQHVKPGKGGAFVRTKLKNLRTGAVQEKTFRSGAKVEKAEIDSKKMQYLYDDGSGLVFMDVDTYDQITIPREAAESAMPYLQPNMEVQIVQYQGETIGIEVPKTVTLEVAETEPGIKGDTASGGSKPATMTTGLTLQVPFFVNQGDKLVINTTDGTYISRGK encoded by the coding sequence ATGGCAATTTCAACAGCAAAATTTAAAACTGGATTAACAATTGAAGTTGATAACGCAATTTGGAAAATTATTGATTTCCAGCACGTTAAGCCTGGTAAGGGTGGCGCGTTTGTGCGGACTAAGCTTAAGAACTTACGGACGGGTGCTGTGCAAGAAAAGACGTTCCGTTCCGGAGCTAAAGTCGAAAAGGCTGAAATTGACAGTAAAAAAATGCAGTACCTGTACGATGATGGTAGTGGTTTAGTATTTATGGACGTTGATACGTATGACCAAATCACGATTCCACGGGAAGCCGCTGAATCTGCGATGCCATACTTACAACCAAATATGGAAGTACAAATTGTCCAATACCAAGGAGAAACCATCGGAATTGAAGTACCAAAGACGGTTACGTTAGAGGTTGCTGAAACTGAACCTGGAATTAAAGGGGATACCGCTTCTGGTGGTTCTAAACCAGCTACAATGACAACTGGTTTGACACTTCAGGTTCCGTTCTTTGTTAACCAAGGTGATAAGTTAGTGATTAACACGACCGACGGAACTTACATTTCACGGGGTAAATAA
- the rpmA gene encoding 50S ribosomal protein L27 produces the protein MLKMDLQFFSHHKTGGSSSNGRDSAGRRLGTKAADGSSVTTGSIIYRQRGTRIYPGKNVKRGSDDTLFALVDGVVRFERLGRSKRQVSVYPATETVNK, from the coding sequence ATGCTTAAAATGGATTTGCAATTTTTCTCTCACCATAAAACCGGTGGTTCTTCATCAAACGGTCGGGATTCTGCTGGTCGTCGGTTAGGAACTAAGGCTGCAGATGGTTCATCAGTTACAACTGGTTCAATCATTTACAGACAACGCGGTACTCGGATTTACCCAGGTAAAAACGTTAAACGTGGTTCAGATGATACTTTATTCGCATTAGTTGATGGAGTCGTTCGTTTCGAACGTTTGGGCAGAAGTAAGCGTCAAGTTTCTGTTTACCCAGCAACTGAAACTGTTAATAAGTAA
- a CDS encoding ribosomal-processing cysteine protease Prp, with the protein MIRAHFVTNHDVITGFELSGHADSGEYGHDIVCAAVSALAISTVNGLEQVAGVTPEVTQNETEGGYLAIALKEADWDDPAGQTLLQSFKNGMHAITDQYSDFVTIE; encoded by the coding sequence ATGATTAGAGCTCATTTTGTTACTAATCATGATGTAATTACCGGATTTGAATTATCCGGTCATGCCGATTCGGGTGAATACGGTCATGACATCGTTTGTGCTGCAGTTTCAGCTCTAGCAATTTCAACTGTAAATGGGCTAGAGCAAGTTGCTGGAGTAACTCCAGAGGTTACGCAGAATGAAACTGAAGGTGGTTATCTGGCCATTGCTTTAAAAGAAGCAGACTGGGATGATCCAGCAGGGCAAACGTTATTACAAAGCTTTAAAAATGGAATGCACGCAATTACAGATCAGTATTCTGATTTTGTAACAATTGAATAA
- the rplU gene encoding 50S ribosomal protein L21, whose protein sequence is MYAIIVTGGKQYKVAEGESIFVEKLDAEQGDKVTFDQVVFVGGDNPKVGTPLVDGASVEGSVEKQGKNKKITIFRYKPKKGAQSKKGHRQPYTKVKIEKVNA, encoded by the coding sequence ATGTACGCAATTATCGTTACTGGTGGTAAACAATACAAGGTTGCCGAAGGTGAAAGCATTTTTGTTGAAAAGCTTGATGCTGAACAAGGTGACAAGGTTACGTTTGACCAAGTTGTTTTCGTTGGTGGAGACAATCCTAAGGTAGGAACTCCATTGGTAGATGGTGCTTCTGTAGAAGGCTCAGTTGAAAAACAAGGCAAGAACAAGAAGATTACCATTTTCCGTTACAAACCAAAGAAGGGGGCCCAATCCAAGAAGGGTCACCGTCAACCTTACACGAAAGTTAAGATTGAAAAAGTTAACGCCTAA
- the miaA gene encoding tRNA (adenosine(37)-N6)-dimethylallyltransferase MiaA: MKPKLLAVVGPTAVGKSDLALSLAQQFNGEIISGDSMQVYRHLDVGTAKVSPTERKLVPHHLIDILNVQERYGVQRFVKDCQALIPAIHDRQKLPIIAGGTGYYLKALLRGLQLGGQKSSDERIRKQLEERLSKDGAPALWHQLEQIDPVTAAKVDVHNGRRLVRALEIYLVTGSIPSAQQDQPDQYDALLIGLNCERSLLYERINRRVKLMMQQGLLAENEWLRNQGTELPALKGIGYREFSPYFAGQQNLATVVDAIQKDSRHYAKRQLTWFRNQLPVRWFNLVEHPEQLTEIEQMVQKWRKTNDV; this comes from the coding sequence ATGAAACCAAAATTATTAGCCGTAGTTGGGCCCACCGCCGTTGGGAAAAGTGATTTAGCTCTGTCTTTAGCGCAACAATTTAATGGAGAAATTATCTCTGGAGATTCAATGCAAGTATACCGCCATTTAGACGTAGGTACTGCTAAAGTTTCTCCAACTGAAAGAAAATTGGTTCCTCATCATTTAATTGATATTTTGAATGTTCAAGAACGCTATGGGGTGCAACGATTTGTTAAAGATTGCCAAGCATTAATTCCGGCGATTCATGACCGCCAAAAACTCCCAATTATTGCTGGTGGAACCGGATACTATTTAAAGGCATTGTTACGGGGATTACAGCTGGGGGGGCAAAAAAGTTCTGACGAACGGATTCGTAAGCAGTTGGAAGAACGCCTAAGTAAAGATGGAGCACCAGCGCTTTGGCACCAATTAGAGCAAATTGATCCCGTAACGGCTGCTAAGGTTGACGTACATAACGGTCGCCGCCTAGTGCGAGCGTTGGAAATTTATTTAGTGACCGGATCCATTCCATCCGCCCAGCAAGATCAACCAGATCAATATGATGCGTTGTTAATCGGATTAAACTGCGAACGGTCGTTGCTGTATGAACGGATTAATCGGCGAGTTAAGCTCATGATGCAACAGGGACTGCTTGCAGAAAACGAATGGTTACGCAACCAAGGAACCGAGCTCCCGGCCTTAAAAGGGATTGGATACCGTGAATTTTCGCCTTACTTTGCTGGACAACAAAATTTAGCTACTGTGGTGGATGCTATTCAAAAAGATTCACGACATTACGCCAAACGGCAATTGACTTGGTTTCGAAATCAGTTACCAGTGCGCTGGTTTAATTTAGTTGAGCATCCAGAACAACTAACGGAAATTGAACAAATGGTCCAAAAATGGAGGAAAACAAATGACGTTTAA
- a CDS encoding DUF3042 family protein, whose protein sequence is MNKFGKGFAAGVLTMIGVAAGAVFSFKKTVVEPIEKQEEKADENRKKVMRKAGSSHLG, encoded by the coding sequence ATGAATAAATTTGGAAAAGGATTTGCTGCTGGAGTATTAACCATGATTGGTGTTGCTGCTGGAGCCGTTTTTTCATTTAAAAAAACGGTTGTAGAACCAATCGAAAAGCAGGAAGAAAAAGCAGACGAAAACCGGAAAAAAGTGATGCGGAAAGCTGGATCTTCGCACCTTGGTTAA
- a CDS encoding rhodanese-like domain-containing protein, with protein sequence MLIASGFATTLLMFLLALLAAIAVVAAFRYWRIFRVKKYTQFLSESQFQAGIRKAQVIDLREDQSFENGHILGARNIPYASLKMMYQQLRPDLPVYLYDQTKVLSVQAAKFLHQQGFRELAILNEGYQKWDGKVKKG encoded by the coding sequence ATGTTAATTGCAAGTGGATTTGCAACGACGCTACTAATGTTCTTGCTGGCTTTGCTGGCTGCAATTGCAGTTGTAGCGGCGTTTCGCTACTGGAGAATTTTTCGGGTTAAAAAGTATACCCAGTTTTTGTCGGAATCCCAGTTTCAAGCAGGGATTCGGAAGGCTCAGGTGATTGATTTACGTGAAGACCAGAGCTTTGAAAATGGTCATATTTTAGGGGCTCGTAATATTCCATATGCATCATTGAAGATGATGTATCAGCAACTTCGTCCTGATTTACCGGTTTATCTTTATGATCAAACGAAAGTTTTAAGTGTGCAAGCAGCTAAATTTTTGCATCAGCAGGGATTTAGGGAGTTAGCTATTTTAAACGAAGGATACCAAAAGTGGGACGGTAAAGTTAAAAAAGGTTAA
- a CDS encoding ROK family glucokinase, translating to MAKNLIGIDLGGTTTKMAFLNQQGEILEKWRILTDVSDDGSHIVENIIKSIQQHIEDSGKTSSDFIGIGMGTPGTVDRENGTVSEAYNLNWAKTQPIRQKIQEGLGLPFDLDNDANVASLGEYWKGAGSLEEDVVFVTLGTGVGGGVIANGKLLHGVNGGAGEIGHITVQPSGYQCTCGKQGCLETYASATGIVRVAADMAKEFNGTSRLAELEQTDEKITSKLIFYLADNGDILANQVVDRICFYLGLALSDIGNTLNPASIVIGGGVSNAGNTLLQPTTKYFQANAFPSIRDSTKLKLAELGNDAGVIGAASMALQFR from the coding sequence ATGGCAAAGAACTTAATTGGAATTGATTTAGGTGGAACGACCACGAAAATGGCCTTTTTAAATCAACAAGGTGAAATTCTTGAAAAGTGGCGGATTTTAACCGACGTTAGTGATGATGGAAGTCACATTGTTGAGAACATTATTAAATCAATTCAACAACACATCGAAGACTCAGGCAAAACTAGTTCCGATTTTATCGGAATCGGAATGGGAACTCCCGGAACGGTTGACCGGGAAAACGGAACTGTTTCTGAAGCTTACAATTTAAACTGGGCCAAAACCCAACCAATTCGTCAAAAAATTCAGGAAGGCTTGGGATTACCATTTGATTTGGATAACGATGCCAACGTAGCCTCATTAGGGGAATACTGGAAGGGTGCCGGAAGTCTTGAAGAAGATGTCGTTTTCGTAACGCTTGGAACTGGAGTTGGTGGTGGTGTGATTGCCAACGGTAAGTTACTTCATGGTGTCAATGGTGGTGCCGGAGAAATTGGTCACATTACCGTTCAACCAAGCGGTTATCAATGTACTTGTGGCAAGCAAGGATGCTTGGAAACTTATGCTTCTGCGACGGGAATCGTACGGGTTGCTGCTGATATGGCCAAAGAATTTAACGGAACTTCCCGGTTAGCAGAATTGGAACAAACTGATGAAAAGATTACTTCGAAGTTAATCTTCTACTTGGCCGATAACGGAGATATTTTGGCTAACCAAGTAGTTGATCGGATTTGTTTCTACCTGGGATTGGCTTTATCTGACATTGGGAACACTTTGAACCCAGCTAGCATCGTGATTGGTGGCGGAGTTTCTAACGCCGGTAACACGTTGTTACAGCCAACTACCAAGTACTTCCAAGCTAATGCCTTCCCATCCATTCGCGATTCTACTAAATTGAAATTAGCTGAATTAGGAAATGATGCTGGTGTTATTGGAGCTGCATCTATGGCATTACAATTTAGATAA
- a CDS encoding YqgQ family protein — protein MKNLYDVQQLLKRFGIYVYVGKRIWDIEVMALELDHLHEAKVISQADFMAAKLVLKHEHHIEAIREQQTTGGLKDGKELNWN, from the coding sequence ATGAAAAATCTATATGATGTTCAACAACTGCTCAAACGATTCGGAATTTATGTTTACGTTGGTAAACGAATTTGGGACATTGAGGTCATGGCCTTAGAACTGGATCATTTGCATGAAGCAAAAGTGATTTCTCAAGCTGATTTTATGGCTGCTAAGTTGGTTTTGAAACATGAGCATCACATTGAAGCAATACGAGAACAACAGACAACTGGAGGATTAAAAGATGGCAAAGAACTTAATTGGAATTGA
- a CDS encoding rhomboid family intramembrane serine protease: protein MINLKNRPVVTWSLIVIMVVVFLVMTITGGTTNLPNLVRFGGEVNQLVRDGEWWRLITPIFIHIGWQHLTLNLLTLYFVGRILENVLGHWRYLVLFLGAGIVGNLFSFAFGSENSVSAGCSTSLFGLFGAFLMLAIVLPQNQWLKQTAQSFLLLVVLNLGSDLFLPGVDTWGHLGGLIGGFCGSFILGLPRPNLLSKKVQFIYANVLIIVIIALWIIGFNQ, encoded by the coding sequence ATGATTAACCTGAAAAACCGTCCCGTTGTTACTTGGTCACTCATTGTGATTATGGTGGTTGTATTTTTGGTAATGACAATTACCGGCGGGACAACTAATTTACCCAATCTGGTTCGTTTTGGTGGGGAAGTTAACCAACTAGTTCGTGATGGAGAATGGTGGCGCCTGATTACCCCCATTTTTATTCACATTGGGTGGCAACACTTGACCTTAAATTTATTAACGTTGTACTTCGTTGGCCGCATCCTAGAAAATGTCTTGGGTCATTGGCGTTATCTCGTGCTCTTTTTAGGGGCGGGAATCGTTGGAAATTTGTTTAGTTTTGCGTTTGGAAGTGAAAACAGCGTTTCTGCCGGCTGTAGTACGTCTCTATTTGGCTTATTTGGGGCTTTCTTAATGCTCGCAATTGTCTTGCCCCAAAACCAATGGCTGAAACAGACCGCTCAGTCATTTCTCTTGTTAGTTGTCCTCAATTTAGGCTCTGATTTATTTTTACCTGGAGTTGATACTTGGGGTCATCTTGGTGGCTTGATTGGGGGATTTTGTGGTAGTTTTATCTTGGGACTACCTAGACCAAATTTATTGTCGAAAAAAGTACAATTTATTTATGCAAACGTTTTAATTATTGTTATAATAGCCTTGTGGATCATTGGATTTAATCAGTAG
- a CDS encoding 5-formyltetrahydrofolate cyclo-ligase — protein MKAKIRATVLQKLAEQDVTSQRFRQLYQQLFATSEWQKAQVISVTLSMDHEIPTKPIIEEATRSGKTIVIPRTFPRRRMRFYPFNDSTQLKETRFGVLEPTNGDPISSDHIDLAIVPGVAFCLSNHQRIGYGGGFYDRFLQDFSGATISLAQRDQVVTTSWLADSFDVPIQKLLVEGAHD, from the coding sequence ATGAAAGCAAAAATTAGAGCCACTGTTTTACAAAAATTGGCAGAACAAGATGTGACCTCGCAACGATTTAGACAGTTATACCAGCAGTTATTTGCTACTTCAGAATGGCAAAAAGCGCAGGTAATTTCGGTTACGCTGAGTATGGATCACGAAATTCCAACGAAACCAATCATTGAAGAGGCGACACGATCTGGAAAAACGATTGTTATCCCCCGGACTTTCCCACGTCGAAGAATGCGATTTTATCCTTTTAATGATAGCACTCAGCTTAAAGAGACAAGGTTCGGGGTGCTAGAACCCACTAATGGGGATCCAATCTCCAGCGATCATATTGATCTAGCAATTGTTCCGGGCGTAGCTTTCTGCCTTAGTAATCACCAACGAATTGGTTATGGGGGTGGATTTTACGACCGCTTCTTACAGGATTTTTCAGGAGCAACGATTTCTCTTGCTCAGAGGGATCAGGTAGTGACAACTTCATGGCTTGCTGATTCGTTTGATGTACCAATCCAAAAACTATTAGTGGAGGGTGCTCATGATTAA
- the rpmG gene encoding 50S ribosomal protein L33, translating to MRVHITLECTECHERNYLTSKNRRNNPDRLELEKYCPRERKVTLHRETK from the coding sequence ATGCGTGTCCACATTACTTTAGAATGTACTGAATGCCACGAACGCAATTACTTAACTTCTAAAAATCGTCGTAATAACCCCGACCGTTTAGAATTAGAAAAGTATTGCCCACGTGAAAGAAAAGTTACATTACATCGGGAAACAAAATAA